The genomic window CCACCACCTTCTCGCACCGGCGCAAGGTGTTCATGGTCTCGACGCCCACGATCCGGAGGCTGTCGCGCATTGAGCGCGAGTTCGAGGCTAGCGACCAGCGGCGTTACTTCGTGCCCTGCCCGCATTGCGGAACGATGCAGTGGCTGCAGTTCGACCGCCTGCGCTGGGCGAAGGGAAAGCCGGAAACAGCGGCCTACCACTGCGAGGGTTGCGAGCGCCCCATCGCCGAGCACCACAAAACCGAGATGCTGGCCAAGGGCGAATGGCGGGCGACTGCAGTTTCCAGGGATCCGAAGGCCATCGGCTTCCACCTCTCGGCGCTCTATTCGCCCTTGGGGTGGAAAAGCTGGTCCGACGTCGCGCGGGAATGGCTGGCGGCCCAAGGATCGGACGAGACGCTGCGCGCCGCACGCAACACGCTTCTGGGCGAGACATGGGTCGAGTCGGGCGACGCGCCGGAATGGCAGCGGCTTGCGGATCGGCGTGAATCCTGGAAGCCGGGCACGGTGCCGATGGCGGGGCTGTTCCTGACCGCGGGGGCCGACGTCCAGAAGGACCGGATCGAGGCCGACATCTGGGCCTGGGGCCGGGGCATGGAAAGCTGGCTTGTCGATCACATCGTCATTCCGGGCGGGCCTGACGATCCGGCCGCCTGGGACAAGCTGACCGCCCTCCTCGGCCGGTCGTGGCAGCATGCCAACGGCGCCTTCATGACCGTGGCGCGGCTGGGGATCGACACCGGCTACGAGGCCGCGGCGGTCTATGCCTGGTCGCGCAAGGTCGGCTTCGAACAGGTGGCACCGCTGAAGGGCCTCGAAGGGTTCAACCGGTCGGCACCCGTTTCTGGCCCGACCTATGTCGATGCCACCATCGGCGGGAAACGGCTGCGCCGCGGCGCGAGGCTCTGGTCGGTGGCAACGGCGACGTTCAAGGCGGAGACCTACCGGTTCCTGCGGATCGAACGCCCCTCGGACGAGGACCGCGCCACCGGGATGCTCGACGCCCCCGGCACCATCCACCTGCCCGGCTGGGCCGACACCGAATGGCTGAAGCAGCTGGTGGCGGAACAGCTGGTCACGATCCGCAACAAGCGCGGCTATGCCCACCAGGAATGGCAGAAGATGCGCGAGCGGAACGAGGCGCTGGACTGCCGGGTCTATGCCCGTGCCGCGGCATGGATCCTCGGCGCCGACCGATGGGACGAGGCGACCTGGCGGCGGCTGGAAGCGCAGGCGGGCGTGGAAACGCGCATGCCGACGGCCGTCGCAACCGACATCGCCACACAAGACCCGGCCCAACCCAAGGCCGGAACGCTGACCACGCCGCGCCGGAAACGGCGGGCCTATACCCCGAACTTCATGAGGGACTGATGGACCTGGAACGCATGCAGGCCCTGCTCACGGCACTGCAGGAAGCCCGCTTCGCCGGGCTGCGGAGCGTCAGCTATGACGGCAAGACCGTGACCTATGGCTCGGATGCCGAACTGGCGACTGCGATCCGTGATCTGGAAGGGCGCATTGCAGCGGCCAGCGGCAACTCTTCCCGGCGCCGCCGCTGGGGCACTGTGGCCACGAAGGGTCTGTGACCATGGTTCTCGACGCCTTCCGTGCCCGCCTTGGGTCCATCATCGGCGGGTTCGACGCGGCGCAGTCGCACCGCCGCATGCGCGGGTTCCGCGCCACCCGCGCGCATGTGAACACGCTGATCGCCGCCTCGGGCGAGACCATCACCGCCCGTGCGCGCTGGCTGGTCCGGAACAATGGCTATGCCGCGAACGCCGTCGATGCCTTTGCCAATCACGTCGTCGGCGACGGCATCAAGCCCTCGTCGAAGATCGCGGACGCGGCGAAGAAGGAGGAGCTGCAGAAACTCTGGCTAGCCTGGACCGACGAGGCGGACGCCGAGGGGCTGACCGACTTCTTCGGCCTCCAGCGCCGGGCCGCGCGCGAGGTGTTTCTGGCAGGCGAGGTCTTCCTGCGCATCCGCACCCGGCGTCCCGAAGATGGTCTGACGGTGCCGATGCAGCTGCAGATGCTGCCCTCGGAAATGCTGCCCCAGGACATGACCCGCATCCTGCCCGGTGCGGGATCGATCCGGCAGGGGATCGAGTTCGACGGTATCGGGCGGCGTGTGGCGTACCACTTCCTGCGCCGCCACCCGGGCGACATGACCGATCCGGGGCTGGCCGGGGAAACGGTGCGGGTGTCCGCGTCCGAGGTTATCCACATCCTCGACCCGGTCGAGGCGGGCCAGCTGCGGGGCGTCTCGCGCTTCGCGGCAGCCGTGGTGAAGCTCTTCACCCTCGATCTCTATGACGACGCCGAACTGGAGCGGAAAAAGACCGCGGCGATGTTCGCGATGTTCATCACCTCCCCCGCCCCGGAAACCGCCCTCGATCCGGCGGAGGACGATCTCGAGGTGGAACCGGGCCAGGTCGTGCGATTGGACCCCGGCGAGGACGTGACGACGCCCTCTACGCCGGACTCCGGGTCCACTTACGAACCCTTCCAGTACCGCACGCTCCTGCAGATCGGCGCGGCGCTGGGCGTGCCCTATGGCTATCTGACCGGCGATACGGCGAAGGGGAACTTCTCGAACACCCGGATCGCCTTGGTCGACTTCCGCCGCCGCATCTCGGCCTTCCAGCATTCGGTGATGGTCTACCAGCTCTGCCGCGCCGTCTGGACGCGCTGGATGGAC from Paracoccus sp. SMMA_5_TC includes these protein-coding regions:
- a CDS encoding phage terminase large subunit family protein — encoded protein: MSANSSTPSPTSGFPSDDDDLADNDLTADLDLGFDGAEDLLRVWRQGLRPDPNLTVSEWADQHRWLSSRGAAEPGRYRTARAPYLREIMDALSPSHPAQRITFMKAAQVGATEAGNNWIGFVIHHAPGPMLAVLPSLELAKRTSRGRLDPLIADSPALRERVNPARSRDAGNSMLSKEFPGGILVLTGANSATGLRSMPARYVFLDEVDAYPASADEEGDPVTLAEARTTTFSHRRKVFMVSTPTIRRLSRIEREFEASDQRRYFVPCPHCGTMQWLQFDRLRWAKGKPETAAYHCEGCERPIAEHHKTEMLAKGEWRATAVSRDPKAIGFHLSALYSPLGWKSWSDVAREWLAAQGSDETLRAARNTLLGETWVESGDAPEWQRLADRRESWKPGTVPMAGLFLTAGADVQKDRIEADIWAWGRGMESWLVDHIVIPGGPDDPAAWDKLTALLGRSWQHANGAFMTVARLGIDTGYEAAAVYAWSRKVGFEQVAPLKGLEGFNRSAPVSGPTYVDATIGGKRLRRGARLWSVATATFKAETYRFLRIERPSDEDRATGMLDAPGTIHLPGWADTEWLKQLVAEQLVTIRNKRGYAHQEWQKMRERNEALDCRVYARAAAWILGADRWDEATWRRLEAQAGVETRMPTAVATDIATQDPAQPKAGTLTTPRRKRRAYTPNFMRD
- a CDS encoding phage head-tail joining protein, whose translation is MDLERMQALLTALQEARFAGLRSVSYDGKTVTYGSDAELATAIRDLEGRIAAASGNSSRRRRWGTVATKGL
- a CDS encoding phage portal protein — its product is MVLDAFRARLGSIIGGFDAAQSHRRMRGFRATRAHVNTLIAASGETITARARWLVRNNGYAANAVDAFANHVVGDGIKPSSKIADAAKKEELQKLWLAWTDEADAEGLTDFFGLQRRAAREVFLAGEVFLRIRTRRPEDGLTVPMQLQMLPSEMLPQDMTRILPGAGSIRQGIEFDGIGRRVAYHFLRRHPGDMTDPGLAGETVRVSASEVIHILDPVEAGQLRGVSRFAAAVVKLFTLDLYDDAELERKKTAAMFAMFITSPAPETALDPAEDDLEVEPGQVVRLDPGEDVTTPSTPDSGSTYEPFQYRTLLQIGAALGVPYGYLTGDTAKGNFSNTRIALVDFRRRISAFQHSVMVYQLCRAVWTRWMDMAVLAGAIDLPGYATDRRAYLACDWLPTKWDWIDPAKDAAAEILQIEAGLKSRTQAIAERGYDAEQVDREIAAERKREAELGLDFRRPGSPAQAVGGGAGSGDAEGEQRDQQEEEDADNLGEDRDPRPAQDR